In Eublepharis macularius isolate TG4126 chromosome 4, MPM_Emac_v1.0, whole genome shotgun sequence, the following are encoded in one genomic region:
- the LRRC8E gene encoding volume-regulated anion channel subunit LRRC8E — MIPVAEFKQFTDQQPAFKVLKPWWDVLAEYITVAMLMIGVFGCTLQVTQDKIICLPNHVPSGTSFADVTCEDFTKKIINASETTESPTYQEMSGLRNNLDIQQYSFINQMCYETALHWYAKYFPYLVVIHTLIFMVCASFWFKFPGTSSKIEHFISILSKCFDSPWTTRAISEVSVENQDNASPAKRDRRRKSSAPSESLELNTTGGSIADKKVAESTPISLLDKKEGEQAKALFEKVKKFRLHVEKGDILYTMYIRQTILKVCKFLIITAYNAALVHNISFIVPCTVKMEDMTGYDHFCCNHTKAHLFSKLAICYICFLGVYGMTCLYTLYWLFHRPLKEYSFKYAREETGISDIPDVKNDFAFMLHLIDQYDSLYSKRFAVFLSEVSECKLTQLNLNHEWTVEKLRQKLQKNPHGRLELHLFMLPGLPDTIFELTEVESLKLELLKDVTFPTSVTQLVNLQELSLINCPVKLPFTGLLFLREQLKVMNVKFDEIKDIPLWTYNLRSLEELHISGVFSLEIGRAGTLESLRELKNLKTLELYSNISKLPPSVTDVASHLQKLIIHNDGTKLVTLNNLKKLFSVQEVKLINCSLERIPHAVFSLVNLQELDLKDNQLHSIEEILSFQHCRKLTCLKLWCNHITTIPDHIRKLKTLERLDLSHNNIEILPHQLFQCSKLRYLDLSNNNIRVIPIGMGALYNLQYFAISHNSLEALPEELFFCKKLKTLKAGYNKLHRLSQRVGNLTLLTTLELKGNQLDFLPQEIGTCRSLKRAGLEVESTIYESLPLEVREKLEEE, encoded by the exons ATGATCCCAGTAGCTGAATTCAAGCAATTCACAGACCAGCAGCCTGCCTTCAAAGTTCTCAAGCCGTGGTGGGATGTCTTGGCTGAGTATATCACTGTCGCCATGCTGATGATAGGTGTTTTTGGCTGCACTCTGCAG GTGACACAAGATAAGATCATCTGTCTTCCCAACCATGTCCCCAGTGGTACGTCCTTTGCTGATGTCACTTGTGAAGACTTCaccaagaaaataataaatgcctCCGAGACAACTGAGTCCCCCACATACCAAGAAATGAGTGGATTACGAAACAATTTAGACATCCAACAGTACAGCTTCATCAATCAGATGTGCTATGAGACAGCCCTCCATTGGTATGCCAAGTATTTCCCCTACCTCGTCGTTATCCACACCCTCATCTTCATGGTGTGTGCTTCTTTTTGGTTCAAATTTCCTGGTACCAGTTCCAAGATTGAACATTTCATCTCCATCCTGAGCAAGTGCTTTGACTCACCCTGGACTACTAGGGCCATCTCAGAAGTCTCTGTGGAAAACCAGGACAATGCCAGTCCAGCGAAGAGGGATCGGAGAAGGAAAAGTAGTGCTCCCAGTGAGTCTCTTGAGCTTAACACCACTGGAGGGTCCATTGCAGATAAGAAGGTTGCAGAGTCCACCCCCATTAGCCTCCTGGATAAAAAAGAAGGGGAGCAGGCCAAGGCTCTCTTTGAAAAAGTGAAGAAGTTCCGGCTCCATGTGGAAAAAGGAGACATCCTTTATACCATGTACATTCGCCAAACCATTCTCAAAGTCTGCAAGTTCTTAATCATCACTGCCTATAATGCTGCACTAGTTCACAATATTAGCTTCATAGTGCCATGCACTGTCAAGATGGAAGACATGACCGGCTATGACCATTTCTGCTGTAATCACACCAAAGCACATCTGTTCTCTAAGCTAGCCATCTGCTACATCTGCTTCCTTGGCGTATATGGCATGACCTGCCTCTACACTCTTTACTGGCTCTTCCACCGTCCGCTTAAAGAGTACTCCTTCAAGTATGCACGTGAAGAGACGGGCATCAGTGACATTCCTGATGTTAAGAATGACTTTGCTTTCATGCTCCACCTTATTGACCAGTATGATTCTCTCTACTCCAAGAGGTTTGCTGTTTTCCTCTCAGAGGTCAGTGAGTGCAAGCTCACACAGCTCAACCTTAATCATGAATGGACAGTAGAGAAACTGCGTCAGAAGTTGCAGAAGAACCCTCATGGCCGGTTGGAACTCCACCTCTTTATGCTTCCCGGATTGCCTGACACCATCTTTGAACTGACCGAGGTGGAATCCCTGAAACTGGAGCTCCTCAAAGATGTTACATTCCCAACTTCAGTGACTCAACTGGTCAATCTCCAGGAGCTTTCACTGATCAACTGCCCTGTTAAACTGCCTTTTACTGGTCTTTTATTCCTCCGTGAACAGCTGAAGGTGATGAATGTAAAGTTTGATGAAATAAAAGATATACCACTGTGGACCTACAATTTGAGAAGTCTGGAAGAGTTGCACATCTCAGGGGTTTTCAGCCTGGAGATAGGACGGGCAGGGACTTTAGAAAGCCTGCGTGAACTAAAAAACCTGAAGACTCTGGAGCTGTATAGCAATATCTCAAAATTGCCTCCCAGTGTAACTGATGTTGCCAGTCATCTGCAGAAGCTCATAATCCACAATGATGGGACTAAATTGGTGACCCTCAATAATCTCAAGAAGCTTTTCTCTGTCCAAGAAGTAAAGCTCATAAACTGCAGTTTGGAACGCATCCCTCATGCCGTCTTCAGCCTGGTGAATCTGCAGGAGTTGGACCTCAAAGACAATCAGCTACATTCCATTGAGGAGATCCTCAGTTTCCAGCATTGCCGCAAGCTAACCTGTCTCAAACTTTGGTGCAATCACATCACCACCATCCCCGATCATATCCGCAAGCTCAAGACTTTAGAACGCCTTGACCTCAGCCATAACAACATCGAGATCCTCCCTCACcaactgttccagtgcagtaaACTGCGTTATTTGGATCTTTCCAACAATAACATCCGGGTCATCCCCATTGGAATGGGAGCCCTATACAACCTTCAGTATTTTGCCATTTCTCACAATTCCTTGGAAGCACTGCCTGAAGAACTCTTCTTCTGCAAGAAACTCAAGACTCTGAAAGCTGGATACAACAAACTGCATCGCCTCTCTCAACGTGTGGGCAATCTGACTTTGCTCACCACACTAGAGCTGAAAGGGAACCAACTGGACTTCCTGCCCCAGGAAATTGGCACATGCCGCTCCCTCAAGCGTGCTGGTCTGGAGGTGGAAAGCACAATCTATGAGTCGCTGCCTTTAGAAGTTAGGGAGAAGTTGGAAGAGGAATGA
- the LOC129327584 gene encoding volume-regulated anion channel subunit LRRC8D-like: MFTLTEVTFLNDSHVRFQTLKPWWDVLMDFFVLLMLMVSLLSGTLLISVDQMTCLPLNNRLNETVAAMTTPGIAAHATSDAFSAANSGRSIKLDYQQYLYISHICYQKALPWFSKYFPYLALVNSLLLMASSNFWFRYPKTSSKIEHFLSILRKCFESPWTTKALSEMACQHFLGLSKPFNIGVCQEQFISPSSSPILDWKDREQARALFEKICRFRTHTEGTNLIYMVYTGQTIFKVAKILTVLGYTSIFVGAISFKHICCLDTENFTGYSTFLCTHSFAFILQKLMATYLILVVLYGVVGAYPLLWLTWQPLQKYSFKQVQEKRGICNIPDVYNDFAFLLHMADQCNQLYSWRFTIFLSAMSESGLLNLSLDHELLQHA; encoded by the coding sequence ATGTTTACTCTGACAGAAGTGACATTTCTCAATGACAGCCATGTCCGTTTCCAGACTCTAAAGCCTTGGTGGGATGTCCTGATGGACTTCTTCGTACTGCTGATGCTGATGGTTTCTCTGCTCTCAGGCACTCTGCTAATATCTGTTGATCAGATGACCTGCTTGCCGCTGAATAACAGGCTCAATGAAACCGTAGCAGCTATGACCACCCCTGGAATTGCAGCTCATGCCACCAGTGATGCATTTTCTGCTGCAAACAGTGGCCGCTCAATCAAACTTGACTACCAGCAGTATCTGTATATCAGCCATATCTGCTATCAGAAAGCTTTGCCCTGGTTCTCCAAGTACTTTCCTTATCTGGCACTTGTCAACTCTCTGCTCTTGATGGCAAGCAGCAACTTCTGGTTCAGGTATCCTAAGACTTCATCGAAGATTGAACACTTCTTATCCATCCTCAGGAAATGCTTTGAGTCACCTTGGACTACTAAGGCTCTCTCGGAAATGGCCTGCCAGCATTTCCTTGGCCTGTCCAAACCTTTCAACATTGGAGTGTGTCAAGAACAATTCATTTCTCCTTCATCCTCTCCTATTCTAGACTGGAAGGACAGGGAGCAGGCCCGAGCACTCTTTGAAAAGATCTGCAGATTTAGGACACACACTGAAGGTACCAACTTGATTTACATGGTTTACACAGGGCAGACCATTTTCAAAGTTGCAAAGATCCTAACTGTACTAGGCTATACCTCCATCTTTGTAGGGGCCATCTCTTTCAAGCATATTTGCTGTCTGGACACAGAAAACTTCACTGGCTACTCTACTTTCCTTTGTACCCACAGCTTCGCTTTCATCCTGCAAAAGTTGATGGCTACCTACCTAATATTAGTAGTCCTCTATGGGGTGGTTGGGGCTTACCCACTTTTGTGGCTAACGTGGCAGCCACTGCAGAAGTATTCCTTTAAGCAAGTGCAAGAGAAGAGGGGCATTTGTAACATTCCAGATGTGTACAATGACTTTGCTTTCTTGCTGCACATGGCTGATCAGTGTAACCAACTGTATTCGTGGCGGTTTACCATTTTCCTTTCTGCTATGAGTGAGAGTGGACTGCTGAATCTTAGCCTTGATCATGAGCTGCTGCAGCATGCATAG